One segment of Euwallacea fornicatus isolate EFF26 chromosome 23, ASM4011564v1, whole genome shotgun sequence DNA contains the following:
- the LOC136346463 gene encoding uncharacterized protein, with product MDNPLVKRRRKISAIPPDEDPSTSSESIVSLPSYFDEGMGGFIEEFEQSSSEDLNDFTEQQQQQLDSLTTRPALSTQKDSPASSSYSSRETSVSIVVSTELEEMEQSNGDLSRGWLKRTKFELFP from the exons ATGGACAATCCGCTAGTCAAGCGACgaagaaaaat ctCTGCAATCCCTCCGGATGAAGACCCATCAACCTCGTCTGAATCAATTGTATCTTTGCCCTCTTATTTTGATGAAGGAATGGGTGGATTCATTGAAGAATTTGAACAATCGAGTAGCGAGGACCTGAACGACTTTACTGAGCAGCAACAGCAGCAGCTGGACTCTCTCACCACGAGACCAGCTTTATCGACTCAGAAAGATTCGCCAGCTTCTTCTTCATACAGCAGCCGAGAGACGAGTGTATCCATTGTTGTCTCCACAGAACTAGAAGAAATGGAACAGAGCAATGGTGACCTCAGTCGTGGATGGCTAAAgagaaccaaatttgaattatttccataa